The Streptomyces sp. NBC_00670 genome window below encodes:
- the gatB gene encoding Asp-tRNA(Asn)/Glu-tRNA(Gln) amidotransferase subunit GatB: MTTTTDLVSYEDALASYDPVMGLEVHVELGTKTKMFCGCSTELGAEPNSQTCPTCLGMPGALPVVNATGVESAIRIGLALNCEIAEWCRFARKNYFYPDMPKNFQTSQYDEPIAFDGYLDVQLEDGEVFRVQIERAHMEEDTGKSLHVGGATGRIHGASHSLLDYNRAGIPLIEIVTKPIEGAGERAPEVARAYVRELREVIRALGVSDARMEMGQMRCDVNLSLRPHGREKFGTRSETKNVNSLRSVERAARFEIQRHAAVLDAGGTIIQETRHFHEDTGSTTSGRVKEEAEDYRYFPEPDLVPVAPSRAWVEEIRGSLPELPLVRRNRLREEWGISGFDMQAILNAGALEPIVATIDAGADAASARKWWMGELARSANESQKALDELAITPEQVARVTELVTKGDLNDKLARQVIEGVLAGEGTPDEVVDKRGLKVVSDEGALGTAVDEAIAGNPGVADKIRGGKVAAAGALVGAVMKATRGQADAARVKELILEKLGVTEG; this comes from the coding sequence GTGACCACCACGACCGACCTGGTGTCGTACGAGGACGCACTCGCGTCCTACGACCCCGTCATGGGCCTCGAGGTCCATGTCGAACTCGGCACCAAGACGAAGATGTTCTGCGGGTGCTCCACGGAGCTGGGCGCCGAGCCCAACTCGCAGACCTGCCCCACCTGCCTCGGCATGCCCGGCGCGCTCCCGGTCGTCAACGCGACCGGGGTCGAGTCGGCCATCCGGATCGGCCTCGCGCTCAACTGCGAGATCGCCGAGTGGTGCCGCTTCGCCCGGAAGAACTACTTCTATCCGGACATGCCGAAGAACTTCCAGACCTCCCAGTACGACGAGCCGATCGCCTTCGACGGCTATCTCGACGTACAGCTGGAGGACGGCGAGGTCTTCCGGGTGCAGATCGAGCGCGCCCACATGGAGGAGGACACCGGCAAGTCGCTGCACGTCGGCGGTGCGACGGGCCGTATCCACGGCGCCTCGCACTCCTTGCTCGACTACAACCGGGCCGGCATCCCGCTCATCGAGATCGTCACCAAGCCGATCGAGGGCGCCGGCGAGCGGGCCCCCGAGGTCGCGCGGGCCTACGTCCGCGAGCTGCGCGAGGTCATCCGGGCGCTCGGCGTGTCCGACGCCCGCATGGAGATGGGCCAGATGCGCTGCGACGTCAACCTGTCGCTGCGCCCGCACGGCCGGGAGAAGTTCGGCACCCGCAGCGAGACGAAGAACGTCAACTCGCTGCGGTCCGTCGAGCGCGCCGCCCGCTTCGAGATCCAGCGGCACGCCGCCGTTCTCGACGCCGGCGGCACGATCATCCAGGAGACCCGGCACTTCCACGAGGACACGGGGTCCACGACCTCCGGCCGCGTGAAGGAGGAGGCCGAGGACTACCGGTACTTCCCCGAGCCGGACCTCGTCCCGGTCGCCCCGTCCCGCGCGTGGGTCGAGGAGATCCGGGGCTCGCTGCCCGAGCTGCCGCTGGTGCGCCGCAACCGGCTCCGCGAGGAGTGGGGCATCTCCGGCTTCGACATGCAGGCGATTCTCAACGCCGGCGCGCTGGAGCCGATCGTCGCCACGATCGACGCCGGCGCGGACGCCGCCTCCGCCCGCAAGTGGTGGATGGGCGAGCTGGCCCGCAGCGCCAACGAGTCCCAGAAGGCGCTGGACGAGCTGGCGATCACGCCGGAGCAGGTCGCGCGGGTCACCGAGCTGGTGACCAAGGGCGACCTGAACGACAAGCTGGCCCGTCAGGTCATCGAGGGCGTGCTGGCCGGCGAGGGCACGCCGGACGAGGTCGTCGACAAGCGGGGTCTGAAGGTCGTCTCCGACGAGGGTGCCCTCGGCACCGCCGTCGACGAGGCGATCGCCGGCAACCCCGGCGTCGCGGACAAGATCCGCGGCGGCAAGGTGGCCGCGGCCGGCGCGCTGGTCGGCGCCGTCATGAAGGCCACGCGCGGCCAGGCCGACGCCGCCCGCGTCAAGGAGCTCATCCTTGAGAAGCTGGGCGTCACCGAGGGCTGA
- a CDS encoding GNAT family N-acetyltransferase, with protein sequence MYATSLGDDGAELRPLEPWHAEEFLAHLDRGREFIGQHIPFGEQQTDVGSARELLTMYAHRRADDAGSLHGIWLDGKLVGGVLFRTFDAAQGTAEVGCWLEPAVVGRGLVTRAVRVLLDWAFDARGIHRVEWRASSANTPSINVARRLGMRRDGVLRENNLYRGARQDLEVWSLLAPEWREARAAGAAADHGDPR encoded by the coding sequence ATGTACGCGACATCCCTGGGTGACGACGGGGCCGAACTGCGCCCCCTGGAGCCGTGGCACGCCGAGGAGTTCCTCGCCCACCTCGACCGCGGGCGCGAGTTCATCGGTCAGCACATCCCCTTCGGCGAGCAGCAGACGGACGTCGGCTCCGCGCGGGAGCTGCTGACGATGTACGCCCACCGGCGCGCCGACGACGCCGGCAGCCTGCACGGCATCTGGCTGGACGGGAAGCTGGTGGGCGGTGTGCTGTTCCGCACCTTCGACGCGGCCCAGGGCACCGCCGAGGTCGGCTGCTGGCTGGAGCCGGCGGTGGTGGGGCGGGGTCTGGTCACCCGGGCCGTGCGCGTGCTCCTCGACTGGGCGTTTGACGCGCGCGGCATCCACCGTGTGGAGTGGCGGGCGTCGTCCGCCAACACACCCAGCATCAACGTGGCGCGACGGCTGGGCATGCGCCGGGACGGCGTACTGCGCGAGAACAACCTGTACCGGGGCGCCCGGCAGGACCTCGAGGTGTGGTCCCTGCTCGCCCCCGAATGGCGGGAGGCCCGCGCGGCCGGCGCCGCCGCAGACCATGGGGACCCCCGTTAA
- a CDS encoding 2-hydroxyacid dehydrogenase: MTDDVWLPIPPEEIDRLPEGFRYLFWDGGEDGAQEFPGDPADCAVYVVPYMKPQAVRVRPLQALRNVRVVQTLTAGVDDVAGRLSALPPGVRLCNARGVHEASTAELALTLILASLRGVPGFVRAQDEGRWTSGFHPALADRSVLIVGYGAIGSAIEDRLEPFEVARVARVARSARTTARGPVHPIAALPELLPEADVVVLVTPLTEETRGLVDAGFLTRMKDGALLVNVGRGGVVDTKALLTEVETGRITAALDVTDPEPLPPGHPLWSAPGVLISPHVGGPTSAFLPRAKRLLTDQLTRLVNREPLRNVVLTTGD, translated from the coding sequence ATGACCGACGACGTGTGGCTGCCCATTCCGCCCGAGGAGATCGACCGGCTCCCCGAGGGGTTCCGCTACCTCTTCTGGGACGGGGGTGAGGACGGCGCGCAGGAGTTCCCCGGCGACCCCGCCGACTGCGCGGTGTACGTGGTGCCGTACATGAAGCCGCAGGCCGTGCGCGTCAGGCCGCTTCAGGCGCTGCGCAACGTGCGCGTGGTGCAGACGCTGACCGCCGGCGTCGACGACGTGGCGGGCCGGCTGTCCGCGCTGCCGCCCGGCGTACGGCTCTGCAACGCGCGCGGGGTGCACGAGGCGAGCACCGCCGAGCTCGCGCTCACCCTGATCCTCGCCTCCCTGCGCGGCGTCCCCGGCTTCGTCCGCGCCCAGGACGAGGGGCGCTGGACGAGCGGCTTCCACCCCGCGCTCGCCGACCGGTCCGTGCTCATCGTCGGCTACGGAGCCATCGGCAGCGCCATCGAGGACCGGCTCGAACCGTTCGAGGTGGCGCGGGTCGCGCGCGTCGCGCGCTCCGCGCGCACGACGGCGCGCGGCCCCGTGCACCCGATCGCCGCCCTGCCCGAACTCCTGCCGGAGGCGGACGTGGTGGTGCTGGTGACCCCGCTCACCGAGGAGACCAGGGGACTGGTCGACGCCGGGTTCCTGACCCGCATGAAGGACGGCGCGCTGCTGGTCAACGTGGGGCGCGGCGGCGTCGTCGACACGAAGGCGCTGCTCACCGAGGTGGAGACCGGCCGGATCACCGCCGCACTCGACGTCACCGACCCCGAACCGCTGCCCCCGGGGCACCCGTTGTGGTCCGCGCCCGGCGTGCTGATCAGCCCGCACGTCGGCGGCCCCACCTCGGCCTTCCTGCCCCGCGCCAAGCGGCTCCTGACCGACCAGCTCACCCGGCTGGTGAACCGCGAGCCGCTGCGCAACGTGGTCCTCACCACGGGTGACTGA
- a CDS encoding MMPL family transporter: MAALARWCVRRRLAAVLLWLTAFAGVFTAATVAGTAYSNDYGVSGTESSQAGRLLHEGFPGTDGDGDTVVWHTTGTTVRAADVEQTMTRTLDRLADLPGIASVTGPYEDGRNAQISHDGHTAYATVTFEDPSQDITEGQARAVVDTAKSAETDGLQVELGGSAVTLTESAGGHLAEIVGVLVAAAVLLVAFGSPAAALLPIATALVGVGTAYAGIGLLGHAMTVADFAPMLGMLIGLGVGIDYALFLVTRHRRGLKRGLSVADAAQEAVATTGRAVVFAGATVCIALLGMLILRLGFLNGVAIAAALTVVLTVAASVTLLPALLSYTGMRALSRRERRHLAEHGPEPEVPTGFAARWSAFVERHPRLLGALALVVMAVLALPTLSLRLGTSDAGSDPKETTTRQAYDLLADGFGPGVNGPLTLVTHVDDAEDRLILDNLAATLRTTPDVASVSPATYNPGGNTAYLTVVPESAPQSQRTSDLVDRLRTEVLPRAESGTGLDVKVGGVTAGYDDFASVIVGKLPLFVGVVIGLGCVLLLLAFRSLAIPLKAAAMNVAAVAAAFGVVVAVFQWGWGSELLGLGRAGPIEPFLPVIMVSVLFGLSMDYQVFLVSRMYEEWLETGDNRRAVRVGLAETGRVINSAAVIMISVFLAFVLSGDRTIAMFGIALAAAVALDAFVLRTLLVPALMHLLGSANWWLPRGLDARLPRLSIEPPQCRATLPAVPGHGTDDAALAEEVDALVKERQDDVRDIPG, translated from the coding sequence GTGGCAGCCCTCGCACGCTGGTGTGTCCGGCGGCGCCTCGCCGCCGTTCTGCTGTGGTTGACCGCGTTCGCGGGCGTCTTCACCGCCGCGACCGTCGCGGGAACCGCCTACTCCAACGACTACGGAGTCTCCGGCACCGAGTCCAGCCAGGCCGGCCGGCTGCTCCACGAGGGCTTCCCCGGCACCGACGGCGACGGCGACACCGTCGTGTGGCACACCACCGGCACCACCGTGCGCGCCGCCGACGTCGAACAGACGATGACCCGCACCCTGGACCGGCTCGCCGACCTCCCCGGCATCGCCTCCGTGACCGGCCCCTACGAGGACGGCCGGAACGCGCAGATCAGCCACGACGGCCACACCGCCTACGCCACCGTCACCTTCGAGGACCCCTCGCAGGACATCACCGAGGGCCAGGCACGGGCCGTCGTCGACACCGCGAAGTCCGCCGAGACCGACGGACTCCAGGTCGAACTGGGCGGCAGCGCCGTCACGCTCACCGAGTCCGCCGGCGGGCACCTCGCCGAGATCGTCGGCGTGCTCGTCGCCGCCGCGGTGCTGCTCGTCGCGTTCGGCTCGCCCGCCGCCGCACTGCTCCCCATCGCCACCGCGCTGGTCGGCGTCGGCACCGCCTACGCCGGCATCGGGCTGCTCGGCCACGCCATGACCGTCGCCGACTTCGCCCCCATGCTCGGCATGCTGATCGGCCTCGGCGTCGGCATCGACTACGCGCTGTTCCTCGTCACCCGGCACCGCAGGGGCCTCAAACGCGGGCTGTCCGTGGCCGACGCGGCCCAGGAGGCCGTCGCCACCACCGGACGCGCGGTGGTGTTCGCGGGCGCGACCGTGTGCATCGCGCTGCTCGGCATGCTCATCCTCCGGTTGGGCTTCCTCAACGGCGTCGCGATCGCCGCCGCGCTGACCGTCGTGCTCACCGTCGCCGCCTCCGTGACCCTGCTGCCCGCCCTGCTGTCGTACACCGGCATGCGGGCGCTCAGCCGCCGCGAACGCCGGCACCTGGCCGAACACGGGCCCGAACCGGAGGTGCCCACCGGGTTCGCCGCCCGCTGGTCCGCCTTCGTCGAACGCCACCCCAGGCTCCTCGGCGCCCTCGCACTCGTCGTCATGGCCGTCCTCGCCCTGCCCACCCTCTCGCTGCGCCTCGGCACCTCCGACGCCGGCAGCGATCCGAAGGAGACGACCACCCGGCAGGCGTACGACCTCCTCGCCGACGGCTTCGGCCCCGGCGTCAATGGCCCGCTCACCCTCGTCACCCACGTCGACGACGCCGAGGACCGGCTGATTCTGGACAACCTCGCCGCCACCCTGCGCACCACCCCCGACGTCGCCTCGGTCTCCCCGGCCACCTACAACCCCGGAGGGAACACCGCCTACCTCACCGTGGTCCCGGAGTCCGCCCCGCAGTCGCAGCGCACCAGCGACCTCGTGGACCGGCTGCGCACCGAGGTGCTGCCCCGCGCCGAGTCCGGCACCGGGCTCGACGTGAAGGTCGGCGGGGTCACCGCCGGGTACGACGACTTCGCGAGCGTCATCGTCGGCAAACTCCCGCTCTTCGTCGGCGTGGTGATCGGCCTGGGCTGCGTCCTGCTGCTGCTCGCCTTCCGGTCCCTGGCCATCCCGCTCAAGGCCGCCGCGATGAACGTCGCCGCCGTCGCCGCCGCGTTCGGCGTCGTCGTCGCCGTCTTCCAGTGGGGCTGGGGCAGCGAACTCCTCGGCCTCGGCCGGGCCGGGCCCATCGAGCCCTTCCTGCCCGTGATCATGGTCTCGGTGCTGTTCGGGCTCTCCATGGACTACCAGGTCTTTCTGGTCAGCCGGATGTACGAGGAGTGGCTGGAAACCGGCGACAACCGGCGCGCGGTACGCGTCGGCCTCGCCGAGACCGGCCGCGTCATCAACTCCGCCGCGGTCATCATGATCTCCGTCTTCCTCGCCTTCGTCCTCAGCGGCGACCGGACGATCGCCATGTTCGGCATCGCGCTCGCCGCCGCCGTCGCCCTCGACGCGTTCGTGCTGCGCACGCTGCTCGTGCCCGCCCTGATGCATCTGCTCGGCAGCGCCAACTGGTGGCTGCCGCGCGGCCTCGACGCCCGCCTGCCCCGCCTCAGCATCGAGCCGCCTCAGTGCCGTGCGACACTGCCCGCGGTCCCCGGGCACGGCACGGACGACGCCGCGCTCGCGGAGGAAGTGGACGCACTGGTGAAGGAGCGGCAGGACGATGTACGCGACATCCCTGGGTGA
- a CDS encoding aldo/keto reductase, producing MERRTMGAAGLEVGAVGLGCMPMSWAYTASRRRGEESLRTVHRALDAGVTLLDTADMYGPFTNELLIGRVLKERRAEAFVSTKVGLLAGEQHIVANGRPGYVRRACDASLRRLHTDVIDLYQLHRADPEVPVEETWGAMADLVRAGKVRALGLCAMDVLGGRRSRAGLYDGTVRQLERVQQVFPVSAVQAELSVWSPEALRTLLPWCAARGVGFLAAMPLGNGFLTGTLRPGEGFEPDDLRARHPRFTAEMMAANQPIVAGLRRIARRHGDGVSAAQVALAWTLAQGPHVVPVPGTKRPGWAAENAAAAGVRLAEEDLAEVAGLPPAQGSWD from the coding sequence GTGGAGCGCAGGACGATGGGCGCGGCGGGGCTCGAGGTGGGGGCCGTGGGGCTCGGGTGCATGCCGATGAGCTGGGCGTACACCGCGTCGCGGCGGCGGGGCGAGGAGTCGTTGCGGACGGTCCACCGGGCGCTGGACGCCGGGGTGACGCTGCTGGACACGGCGGACATGTACGGGCCGTTCACCAACGAGCTGCTGATCGGCCGGGTGCTGAAGGAGCGGCGGGCGGAGGCCTTCGTCTCCACCAAGGTGGGGCTGCTGGCCGGCGAGCAGCACATCGTGGCCAACGGCCGCCCCGGCTACGTGCGGCGGGCCTGCGACGCGTCGCTGCGGCGGCTGCACACGGACGTCATCGACCTGTACCAGCTGCACCGCGCGGACCCCGAGGTGCCCGTGGAGGAGACGTGGGGCGCGATGGCGGACCTGGTGCGGGCCGGGAAGGTGCGGGCGCTGGGGCTGTGCGCGATGGACGTCCTCGGCGGCCGGCGCTCCCGGGCGGGGCTGTACGACGGGACGGTGCGGCAACTGGAGCGGGTGCAGCAGGTGTTCCCGGTGAGCGCGGTCCAGGCCGAGCTGTCGGTGTGGTCGCCCGAGGCGCTGCGGACGCTGCTGCCGTGGTGTGCGGCGCGCGGGGTGGGGTTCCTGGCGGCGATGCCGCTGGGCAACGGGTTCCTGACGGGGACGCTGCGGCCGGGCGAGGGGTTCGAGCCGGACGATCTGCGGGCCCGGCATCCGCGCTTCACGGCCGAGATGATGGCGGCGAACCAGCCGATCGTGGCGGGGCTGCGGCGGATCGCGCGCCGGCACGGGGACGGGGTGAGCGCCGCGCAGGTGGCCCTGGCCTGGACGCTGGCGCAGGGCCCGCACGTGGTGCCGGTTCCGGGCACGAAGCGGCCCGGCTGGGCGGCCGAGAACGCGGCGGCGGCCGGGGTGCGGCTGGCGGAGGAGGACCTGGCGGAGGTGGCGGGCCTGCCCCCGGCGCAGGGGTCGTGGGACTGA
- the gatA gene encoding Asp-tRNA(Asn)/Glu-tRNA(Gln) amidotransferase subunit GatA, whose translation MSDIIKLTAAETAAKIASGELTAVEVTEAHLARIEAVDEKVHAFLHVDREGALAQARAVDEKRARGEQLGPLAGVPLALKDIFTTEGIPTTVGSKILEGWIPPYDATLTRRLKDADVVILGKTNMDEFAMGSSTENSAYGPTGNPWDLTRIPGGSGGGSSAALAAHMAPLAIGTDTGGSIRQPAAVTGTVGVKPTYGAVSRYGMVAFSSSLDQGGPCARTVLDAALLHEVIAGHDPLDSTSIDEPVPPVVEAARNGSVAGMRVGVVKQFRGEGYQAGVVQRFDESVALLRELGAEIVELDCPSFDLALSAYYLIAPSECSSNLARFDGLRYGARVGDDGTHSAEEVTSLTREAGFGAEVKRRIMLGTYALSSGYYDAYYGSAQKVRTLIKQDFDKAFEQVDVIVSPTTPTTAFAIGERADDPMAMYLADLCTIPTNLAGNAAMSLPCGLAPEDNLPVGLQIIAPALKDDRLYKVGAAVEAAFVERWGHPLIEEAPSL comes from the coding sequence ATGAGCGACATCATCAAGCTCACCGCCGCCGAGACGGCCGCGAAGATCGCCTCCGGCGAGCTCACCGCCGTCGAGGTCACCGAGGCCCACCTCGCCCGGATCGAGGCCGTCGACGAGAAGGTGCACGCCTTCCTGCACGTCGACCGCGAGGGCGCCCTCGCCCAGGCCCGCGCCGTGGACGAGAAGCGGGCCAGGGGCGAGCAACTCGGGCCGCTGGCCGGTGTGCCCCTCGCGCTGAAGGACATCTTCACCACCGAGGGCATCCCGACCACCGTCGGCTCCAAGATCCTCGAGGGCTGGATTCCGCCGTACGACGCGACGCTCACCAGGCGCCTCAAGGACGCCGACGTCGTCATCCTCGGCAAGACCAACATGGATGAGTTCGCCATGGGGTCCAGTACGGAAAACAGCGCTTACGGGCCGACCGGGAATCCGTGGGACCTGACCCGGATCCCCGGCGGCTCCGGCGGCGGGTCCTCCGCCGCGCTCGCCGCCCACATGGCCCCGCTCGCCATCGGCACCGACACCGGCGGCTCCATCCGCCAGCCGGCCGCCGTCACCGGCACCGTCGGCGTCAAGCCGACGTACGGCGCGGTCTCCCGCTACGGCATGGTGGCGTTCTCCTCCTCGCTCGACCAGGGCGGACCCTGCGCCCGTACGGTCCTGGACGCGGCCCTGCTGCACGAGGTGATCGCCGGGCACGACCCGCTGGACTCCACGTCGATCGACGAGCCGGTCCCGCCGGTCGTCGAGGCCGCCCGCAACGGCAGCGTGGCCGGTATGCGCGTCGGCGTCGTCAAGCAATTCCGCGGCGAGGGCTACCAGGCCGGTGTCGTCCAGCGGTTCGACGAGTCCGTCGCGCTCCTCAGGGAACTGGGCGCCGAGATCGTCGAGCTGGACTGCCCGTCCTTCGACCTCGCACTGTCGGCGTACTACCTGATCGCGCCCTCCGAGTGCTCCTCCAACCTCGCCCGCTTCGACGGCCTGCGCTACGGCGCGCGCGTCGGCGACGACGGCACGCACTCGGCCGAGGAGGTCACCTCGCTGACCCGCGAGGCCGGCTTCGGCGCCGAGGTCAAGCGCCGCATCATGCTGGGCACGTACGCCCTGTCCAGCGGCTACTACGACGCCTACTACGGCAGCGCCCAGAAGGTCCGTACGCTCATCAAGCAGGACTTCGACAAGGCGTTCGAGCAGGTCGACGTGATCGTCTCCCCGACGACCCCGACCACCGCCTTCGCGATCGGCGAGCGCGCCGACGACCCGATGGCGATGTACCTGGCCGACCTGTGCACCATCCCGACCAACCTCGCGGGCAACGCCGCGATGTCGCTGCCCTGCGGCCTCGCCCCCGAGGACAACCTGCCGGTCGGGCTGCAGATCATCGCCCCGGCCCTGAAGGACGACCGCCTGTACAAGGTGGGTGCCGCCGTCGAGGCCGCCTTCGTGGAAAGGTGGGGTCACCCACTGATCGAGGAGGCACCGTCGCTGTGA
- a CDS encoding PQQ-dependent sugar dehydrogenase, with protein MRSRPTAAALAVAALLLTAGCSGGGSDGPDGGRTSASAGRTAGPSATATHTPPAKGSVKVLRTVADGLDSPWGLAPLPGGGLLVSSRDEGTLTRVDDKTGKKTTLGSVTGVSANGEGGLLGIALSPAYASDHLVYAYFTTDSDNRVARMLYDPKKPAGEQLGAPDTVFKGIPKGYIHNGGRIAFGPDKMLYVGTGESGERGLAQYRKSLGGKILRMTPDGEPAPGNPFEDSVVYTYGHRNVQGLAWDDEQRLFASEFGQDTWDELNAIEPGANYGWPDAEGTADDAKFHDPLAQWHTDEASPSGIAYAEGSLWMAGLKGQRLWRIPLDGTKASADPQSFLKGDYGRLRTVVAAGGDRLWLTTSNTDGRGDPKKGDDRILELRVE; from the coding sequence GTGCGTTCTCGACCCACCGCGGCCGCGCTGGCGGTCGCCGCCCTCCTGCTGACGGCGGGCTGCTCCGGCGGCGGCTCGGACGGGCCGGACGGCGGCCGTACGAGCGCCTCCGCCGGCCGTACCGCCGGCCCTTCCGCGACGGCGACGCACACGCCGCCCGCCAAGGGCTCGGTGAAGGTGCTGCGCACGGTCGCCGACGGCCTCGACTCCCCCTGGGGCCTCGCCCCGCTGCCCGGCGGCGGGCTGCTCGTCTCCTCCCGGGACGAGGGCACCCTCACCCGCGTCGACGACAAGACCGGCAAGAAGACGACGCTGGGCTCCGTCACCGGCGTCTCCGCGAACGGCGAGGGCGGCCTCCTCGGCATCGCCCTCTCCCCCGCGTACGCCTCCGACCACCTCGTGTACGCCTACTTCACGACCGACTCCGACAACCGCGTCGCCCGCATGCTGTACGACCCGAAGAAGCCGGCCGGGGAGCAGCTCGGCGCCCCCGACACGGTGTTCAAGGGCATCCCGAAGGGCTACATCCACAACGGCGGCCGGATCGCCTTCGGCCCCGACAAGATGCTGTACGTGGGCACCGGCGAGTCCGGCGAGCGGGGCCTCGCGCAGTACCGGAAGTCGCTGGGCGGCAAGATCCTGCGCATGACCCCGGACGGCGAGCCGGCCCCGGGCAACCCGTTCGAGGACTCGGTCGTGTACACGTACGGCCACCGCAACGTCCAGGGCCTGGCCTGGGACGACGAGCAGCGCCTGTTCGCCTCGGAGTTCGGGCAGGACACGTGGGACGAGCTGAACGCGATCGAGCCCGGCGCGAACTACGGCTGGCCGGACGCGGAGGGTACGGCGGACGACGCGAAGTTCCACGACCCGCTCGCCCAGTGGCACACGGACGAGGCCTCCCCCAGCGGCATCGCCTACGCCGAGGGCTCCCTCTGGATGGCCGGTCTGAAGGGCCAACGCCTGTGGCGCATCCCGCTCGACGGCACGAAGGCGTCGGCGGACCCGCAGTCGTTCCTGAAGGGCGACTACGGCCGCCTGCGCACGGTGGTCGCCGCGGGCGGCGACAGGCTCTGGCTCACCACGAGCAACACGGACGGCCGCGGCGACCCGAAGAAGGGCGACGACCGGATCCTGGAGCTGAGGGTCGAGTAG